The DNA sequence TCTCCAACCGGGAGATCGCCGAACGCCTGGTCATCTCCAAGCGGACCGCCGACACGCACGTCGAGCGCATCCTCGCCAAGCTGGACCTCACCTCGCGCGCCGAGGTCCAAGAGGCCCTGGAGGACTGACCCGACGGCCCCTTCCCGGCTCGCGGTTCCCCCACAGGCCGCATACGTACGTACGCGGCCGCACTCCGCGGCATCCAGCGGCGCGACGCACCACTTCCCGGACGTGTCGCGTACGTATACGGAACACGCCGGTCACGGATGCCGGGACGCCTCGCGGCCGAGGAGGGTGGGGAGGGCCAGCCGGGAGGGCGGTGCCGGGCGCCGGCGGCGTCGGAAGCACGCCTTGCCAGGCACGGGCGCCCCGCACCGCCTTCCCTTTCCTGATTTCTCGCCGCCCGCCGCCTCGCTGCCCGCATTCCCGCATTCCCGCATTCCCGTAGGGAGCTATCCCCTGGGGAATTCGCCGCCGTCCACCACGAGGCTGCTCCCGGTCAGCCAATTCGCCCGGTCGGAGAGCAGGAAAAGCACCGCGTCGGCGATGTCGTCGGGCTGCCCTTCGCGTCCCAGCGGAGGGGTGGTGGTGTCCTGGCCCGGCCCCTCGGTCAGACGCGACCACTGTTCCCGCGTCCGTTCGCCGCCGGGGGTGGCGGTCCGGCCGGGCGACACGGTGTTGACCCGGACCCCGAACGGGGCCAGCTCCTGCGCGAGGCCGCGGCTGTAGTTCTCCAGGGCCGCCTTCGCCGTCGTGTAGTGGAGGAACGGGGGCGCCACGGTGGGGACCGCGGCCGACGAGACGTGCACGATCGCCCCTGACCGCCGCTCCCTCATCTCCGGCGCGAGGAGCGCGTCCAGGCGCACCGCGGCCAGGAAGTTGAGGTCGAGCGCGTTCTGCCACTCCTCGTCGGGGATGGCAAGGGCGCCCTTGTGCGGCGCGGCCCCGCCCGCGTTGTGGACCAGGAGGTCCACCCCGCCGAGCACGTCCCGCGCGGCCGCGGCGAGCGTCTCGGCCCCGGCCCGTGTCCGCACGTCGGCCGCCACGAAGGCGGCTCCGTCGGGCACCGTGGCCGATGCCGATCTGGCCGTCGTGAGCACCTCGGCGCCCGCGTCCAGGAGCTGACGCACCATGGCCGCTCCGATTCCGCGAGAGCCGCCCGTGACCAGGGCCCGCTTTCCCGCGAATTCCCGCGCCCCGTTTGCCTTTTCCGTTCCGCTCCGCAATGTGGTCATGCCACCGATCCCTTCAATTCCCCTGCTTCGTGGTCCGCTTGAAGAACCGTACGTACGGAAAGGAACGAGGGGCAAAGACGAAATCCCATCAGCTGCCATAGGGAAGCCCTATGGCATCCCGGCCCGGCCTGCGCCAAGGAGCCCGCACCAAGGAGCCCCCACGAAAGAGGCACGGAGGCGGCCGCCGGGTTCGGCGGGATCGCCGTCGGTCGGCGTTTCGGCCACTGATCGGCTCAGGGCCGGGCCGTTCGCCGCACGGGTCGGTGCATCGCGCACGCGGCCCGTGCCGCGCAACGGAGGGAAATCCACCCCGTCTCAAACACGTGTGTTCGAACCTCTGGCGTTCGTCGTTGTGCCCGGCATCGCCCGTCCGACCCCAACGCCTACCAGGAGGTGCGCAGTTGACGACGTCCGACTCCACGAACACGAGTGCCACCACACCACCCCCGCCCCCTCCCCCGGCCGATCTGCGGTTCGAGGCGAAGGACGTGGCGAACCGGCTGGCCGGGATCACCGTGCGCACCGTGGTGCGACGGCTTCCGGCAGCCGTGTGGTGGACGCTGAAGATGGCCTGGCGGGTGGACCGGCCCGCCGTGCTCCTGCTGGGGGTCTGCCAGCTGGCGGCCGGGGTCGCGCAGGCGGTGGCGCTGGCCGCGACGGCCCGCGCGATGGGCCCGCTGCTCGGCGGGGCGGACGCCGCGTCGCGCATCGACGCCGCGCTCCCGGCACTCGCGGTGATGGTGGCCGCCGCCGCCGTGGCCCGGGTGTTCACGGTCCTCGCGGCCTACGGGTCGGGCCGCGTCACGCCGAAGCTGACCACGGAGGCGGACACCCGGTTCGTGGAGACGGTGTGCCGGGCCGAGCTCACGGCGATGGAGGAACCCGGCTTCCACGACGCCCAGACGGCCGCCAAGGCCGGGGTCCAGCGCACCGCCAACGTGGTCACCGACGTCCAGCGGTGCATGTCCGCACTCATGCAGATCACCGGCGCCATGGGCGCCCTCACCGTGCTGCACCCCGTCCTGCTGCCGCTGATCGTCCTCGCCGTCGTCCCGGCCGGGGTCGGCGAGATCGTCGCCGCGCGGATCAGCTACCGCACGCACTACCTGAACATCGGCGACCAGAACGTACGACACATGGTGCGCTGGTGGGCCACCACACCCAAGCACGCCACCGAGGTCCGCGCGAACGGCATGACGGACTACGTGCGGTACTGGTACGCCGCGATCTCCCGGCGCATGGACGCCCGCACCATCGCCGCGGCTCCCCGCACGGCACGCACCGTGCTCGCCGCGTCGGCGGTCGGCGGCCTGTTCCAGACGCTCACCTGGGGCGTCCTCGCCTATCTGGCGACCCACGGCCACATCGGCCTGGCCGTCGCCGCCACCGCCGTCGTCGGCCTCCGGGCCGTGATCGCCTCGCTGGGGAACGCGGTCAGCTACGCCGCGAACGTCCTCAACACCGGCATGTACCTCGAAGACCTGCACAGCTTCCTCGACCGCACCGGACGAGCCGCGCAGCAGCGCGGCACCCGCCTGCCGGACGCGCCCCGCGAGGTGCGGGTGGACAACGCCTCCTACACCTACCCCTCCAAGGACCGGCCCGCCGTGGACGGCCTGTCCCTGACCCTGACCCGCGGGGAAGTCGTCGCGGTCGTCGGGGTGAACGGAGCGGGCAAGTCCACCCTCATGAACCTGATCACCGCCGTCACCCTGCCGGACAAGGGCCGCGTCCTGTGGGACGCGGCCGAGACCCGCGCACTCGACGCCGACGCCGTGTGGCGGCACACCGGCGTGGTCACCCAGGACTTCGCCAAGTGGCCTCTGCGCGCCCGCGAGAACGTCACCCAGGGCCAGCCCCGCACCGATCACGACGACCCGGTGTGGGAGGCCGTCGACCAGGTCGGTCTGCGCGAGGCGGTCGACGAGCTGCCGCACGGCCTCGACACCCTCCTGGCCCGCGAGTACTTCGGCGGCTCGGAGCTCTCCGGCGGCCAGTGGCAGCGCTTCGCCTGCGCCCGCGCCCTCTACCGCAAGCCCGCCGTCCTCATCCTGGACGAGCCCACCAGCCAGCTCGACGCGCGCGGCGAGCACCAGATCTTCACCGCCCTGCGGCAGCAGCGCCGCGACCGCATCACGGTGATCGTCACGCACCGCCTCGACAACACCCGCCTCGCCGACCGCATCCTCGTCCTCGACCACGGCCGCATCGTCGAGCAGGGCACCTTCGACGAACTGCGCGCCACCCCCGGCTCGTTGTTCGCCGAGCTGTACGACCTCTCTCAGGACCGGTAGGACCGCGCCCGGCGCAGACGACGAGCGGGACGACGCGCAAGGGAGGGGTCAAGAGACTGCGTGATAGCTTCTCACCAAACCTCGAAGATATAGCCGAGGGAAGACGGACGGAAGGCGGCAGGCCATGGCGGCAACCGGCGCGAAGACCCCCCGGGAGCGCTATCGCGCCCAGGTGCGCGCGGAGGTCAAGGAGCACGCCTGGGAGCAGATCGCCACGGCGGGGGCGTCCGCCCTCTCCCTCAACGCGATCGCCAAACAGATGGGCATGAGCGGCCCCGCGCTCTACCGCTACTTCGCCAGCCGCGACGAGCTGATCACGGAACTCATCCGGGACGCGTACCGCGGCCTCGCCGACGCCGTCCGCGCGGCCGCCGCGGAGGGTGCGGACCTCGCTGGGCTCGCCCACGCCCTCCGCGAGTGGGCCCTGGCGGACCCCCAGCGGTACTTCCTCGTCTACGGCACGCCCGTCCCCGGCTACCACGCGCCCGAGGACTTCACCGGCATCGCCCGCGAGATCATGGCGACCCTGCTCGACGCGAGTGCGGCGCTCCCCCCGGCCGGCTCCGCGACGGCGTTCCACACGCACCTGGAAGGCCACCGGGACTGGGCCGGGGACCACCCCGCCCCGCCCGCGGCCCTGCACCGGGCACTGTCCTTCTGGGCCCGGCTGCACGGCGTCCTGTCGCTCGAACTCGCCGGGCACTTCACCGGAATGGGCTTCGACCCGGACCGGTTCTTCGCGGCCGAACTGGACGACCTGCTG is a window from the Streptomyces spectabilis genome containing:
- a CDS encoding oxidoreductase, producing the protein MTTLRSGTEKANGAREFAGKRALVTGGSRGIGAAMVRQLLDAGAEVLTTARSASATVPDGAAFVAADVRTRAGAETLAAAARDVLGGVDLLVHNAGGAAPHKGALAIPDEEWQNALDLNFLAAVRLDALLAPEMRERRSGAIVHVSSAAVPTVAPPFLHYTTAKAALENYSRGLAQELAPFGVRVNTVSPGRTATPGGERTREQWSRLTEGPGQDTTTPPLGREGQPDDIADAVLFLLSDRANWLTGSSLVVDGGEFPRG
- a CDS encoding TetR/AcrR family transcriptional regulator, with the translated sequence MAATGAKTPRERYRAQVRAEVKEHAWEQIATAGASALSLNAIAKQMGMSGPALYRYFASRDELITELIRDAYRGLADAVRAAAAEGADLAGLAHALREWALADPQRYFLVYGTPVPGYHAPEDFTGIAREIMATLLDASAALPPAGSATAFHTHLEGHRDWAGDHPAPPAALHRALSFWARLHGVLSLELAGHFTGMGFDPDRFFAAELDDLLADRA
- a CDS encoding ATP-binding cassette domain-containing protein, yielding MTTSDSTNTSATTPPPPPPPADLRFEAKDVANRLAGITVRTVVRRLPAAVWWTLKMAWRVDRPAVLLLGVCQLAAGVAQAVALAATARAMGPLLGGADAASRIDAALPALAVMVAAAAVARVFTVLAAYGSGRVTPKLTTEADTRFVETVCRAELTAMEEPGFHDAQTAAKAGVQRTANVVTDVQRCMSALMQITGAMGALTVLHPVLLPLIVLAVVPAGVGEIVAARISYRTHYLNIGDQNVRHMVRWWATTPKHATEVRANGMTDYVRYWYAAISRRMDARTIAAAPRTARTVLAASAVGGLFQTLTWGVLAYLATHGHIGLAVAATAVVGLRAVIASLGNAVSYAANVLNTGMYLEDLHSFLDRTGRAAQQRGTRLPDAPREVRVDNASYTYPSKDRPAVDGLSLTLTRGEVVAVVGVNGAGKSTLMNLITAVTLPDKGRVLWDAAETRALDADAVWRHTGVVTQDFAKWPLRARENVTQGQPRTDHDDPVWEAVDQVGLREAVDELPHGLDTLLAREYFGGSELSGGQWQRFACARALYRKPAVLILDEPTSQLDARGEHQIFTALRQQRRDRITVIVTHRLDNTRLADRILVLDHGRIVEQGTFDELRATPGSLFAELYDLSQDR